GCATATGCCATAAGTCCATACTACTTTGCTCTTTACATCTCTCTGATAATGTATCTCTCCAACAGTTTCTACACCATTAATAAGAATGTGATATGTGCCAGTCAGAAGGATGAGTGGGTGAAGAAAGCTCTGAAGTTACTGAGGTATGAGATGCTGACTCACTTCTGAATGTCTAGGTTCAGTTTAGACATCGACCCTCTACTCAGGACAGATTTTATACAATTGTGTGTTAATTTTGGTCACATCTTGAGTAAAAATTCTTTATTCTCTTAGTTCAAAGCTGAAGAAGATGTCTAAAGCCAACTCGAGTGCAAGTGGCGCCCCGCTGAAGAAACCGGGACAGCTTCCAGTTCATGATGGAAGTGGATCTTTCCTCAGTACAACAGAGGCTTCTTTCAACAACACTGGAAgtttttattagcaaaaatTCTGGTTGTTGAATTGATAGTTTGGAAACAACTGAATTGTGTACAAATTTAGCTCATTTAGAAGGTTGAGAGAAGCTAAAGCTTATGTAATGTAGTTGTTACACATATAATCACATATAAGTGAGGCATGTGCACCGAAGGGTGCGTTGGACCCTCTGTTATCTTTGCTTTTACCTTTTGATTTTTACCCCTGCAGGTTCAGCCATGTCACTCCAAAGCTTAGTCGTATTCTAAAATGAAAGGGTTTGACATAATAAGATAGAGATGCTTTTGCCACTtagaaaaatgtgtgaatgtCTGTTTTCAAATCCTCTTTTGTACAGCTAATCTGCTACTTGATGCGTTTGTGTGCTTAAagatcagttcatcagttcataaaaaaataaatgtactcATTGTTCACATACCATTGTCCTTGTTTATTTAACCAAACTACAACACAGTATCACATTGCGACTTTTACTGAAATTAATTTGTAAGTGATTTCCAAGCAATTAGCACTTCGAACCAATCTTacaatatgtatatatgtatatatgtatatatgtatatagtaATGTGCAACAACCTCACTCTAGATTGGAAATTGATACCATACTTCTATGAAGCCGTTGATTTCCAGTCAACAGATGAAAGAGGGCCTACATCTTGGGTCAAATCCGTAAATTGCTGCTCCAGATGGTGTAGATTAAAGGCTTCATGAGTGTCTTTCAAAAAAAGCTGCAGCTAGCCTTTCTGCTAAAGGTGTCTGTAAAATTTCATATGAGCTGTTCGGACTTTGAGCTTTTGCAAATGCACGACGTGACTGACAATGAGGCTCTTTCAGATTTTGATTCAGGGGTTGGTGGTTCTGGTAGACTAAGTGGCTTCCTCAGAGAAACAATGGAAGTGCAATGCAGTCATTTAAAGCTCCCACTAGATGGCAGAATGAAGCTTTGGAAAAATCGACTCTGTCAGAACCATCAAAAGATCTTGATATTAATTCATTGCCAGGGTGGCAAGGTGAACAATTCAGAATTGTCTGCATTTATTTGTACAGACTAGAAAACTACAGGCCACAACAAAGATTATTTCATGAGCTGGTTAAACAAGGACTGAACTGTATGGGGGAAAAACAGCATGAAGCACAGAGGGGGGAGCATCATTGAAATGTTGGCATCAGTATCTTAAGGGATAGTGCCAGGGTGGAAGTTCCTCTGGTGATGCAGCAGGACAATGACCCTTAACACTGACATAAATCCAGAAATTCAAACAAAGACAATCAGACCCTTAGAATATGGTTGAGCTATGAAGTGCGAGTTGGAGCAGTTCTGTGAGCAAGAATGATCTCCTTCACCAGCATGTTGAATGTGTTATGGGTGGGTTCAGCATAGATAAGGATCCTTATAATTGTATGTTATTTGCTGAAGCCcaatatatttatctatatacATGACTATTAGTaactgaagaaaaaacaggTATTTTGAAAGAGTTTGTATTCTTCCTTGTATATGAATAACTGTGAATTTCAAGATAAAATACTAACAACAAGTGAGGATGGATGAcaagattttttatttcagttataGCAAACAATCGACAGCTTGCATTTGTATTACTCTGTTATGCACGTCATTCATTAATTTAATATTTTTGTCTTTCTGAAGTCTTGTTTCAGCTATTCAGCTTATAAACAAGAAAGGTAGAAACTTTCAAAGAAAGGATACAACAGACAAATAAATACTGCTAataataaatattaaatattaataACATCGCAATCTgttttaatttatcttaaattaGTCAGAATGGTATCCAGGATGGTGAGAAGTGCATTTTAAAAGCTGTAGGTTGAAGTGGCTGGATTGGTCTTCTTTTCTCTGCGGACCTGTCTGTTAAATACAAGAACAGTGGACAAGtattaaaataacagtttgtaTAGCACAGTGCATCATGTCTAAAACAAGCAGCATGGAAATGCACAATGTTAAAAAGTGACTGAGAAAGGACATAAGCTTACTCACTCTAGCTCCTTGATCTTTTCAAACACCCAGTTCTGTTTCCAGTGGCTACAGACTTCTCCTTCTGTGGTCTGAAATCTGGGGGGAGAGAGAGCAATTGCATACTTATAGAAAAGCTTTGTGGTAGAAGATTTGATCATCACTCACATTCTTAAATTGAGGAAACAATTCTTACATGACAGCGCGGACACAGGGTAGGTTCTTTCTCTGGATCCTGTAGCCAGTGATGGGGGCACTGATGTTCTTGACACTGATCTCAGTGCAGCAGTTTGTAATCTTCATTTCTGTTTTTCCAAGGCAAAAATGGGTCTTTAGAATTGAACCAATTAAAACATGGCACAACATCTAGCACGATGATAATGGAACTGGTACAATAGCAGATCTCTGACAGGAAGCTTACCAGAGGCAGATGCTGCCATTACTAAAACCCCAGCCAGGAGGGCCAGGCAGGCCAGTCTTCTGATGCACAGCTGCATGGTTACTGTTTGAGATGATCCAGAAGTTCTTCGCAGATGTTGACTGGTGGATGTGGCAGTTTGAGATGTCTGATCTAATCGGTGCCGACGTCCAGGTTTTTATGGCATTGAAAAGAGGAAGCTAGTCAAATCAACCGGACGAATCCTTACGTTGAGCTTTTTTACAGTGTGTGGGTGTATCCGGCTGGAAATACAGCTCAGAGGATGACACTGCAAACACCCATTCCCTTTTTTGTGATTTCATCATGATATGGCCACAGACTGAAGTCACTGTCACAGCTTTGGCCCAGTCCCAATTCTTCCCCATGACtacaccccttttttttttcaagggtgAGGTGGCCCTTTATTTTAGTTGATGAAGTCGTAGTGTTAATCTGGCCCTTTACCAGGGGTGTTGGGGGACATTTAAATTACATTTTGGCCTTCTCCTATTACTTTTATCATGATATGTAGTTAACTAAGTTAAAATGAGATCATCTTAAAACAATTTATGGTAGCAAACAACCACATCTGCTGTAAACTACTTACGGTACACACTTTTATCCAGTTAAACTAAGATAAGGCCACTTGAAGTGGACATGGTAGACACATTTCCAGTCGTTTAATTCTAGATTAGCTCTGCACCCATTATAACTCAAAATAGTTTGGAATTATTTCTGAACCAGGGAGTGCTTCTTATTGGGGTAAATCACGTCCTGAAAATGAGAGGATTTAGCAATACAGAACAgacaaatggatggatgggtattCGTATCAAAGTGGCTATTTATTATTCtattagagtttttttttaatagtaaaGCATACAGTCTCTTACTATGAAATGATTGCATTTAAGTCTAAAACCTGCTGATTTCAGCTATAATGTTAAGAAACTTCCAGTGTTTGTCAGCTATTCCTCCTCTTTCTCGGATGCTGAAGATCGTGGTTATTACGAAAAAAGGGAAGGAAGGAGATCCTTGGGCTTTCCACCACAAACCGCAGACACCCAGCACCATTCACCCATATTTGGTCATTTTTTCCTGTATCCTCTACAGATCTCAAAAACTTGTCCAatgaggtgtttgtgatttAGCAAGAAAGAATATAAAGTAATAACATGGTAGTTTGCTGCTAATTTTCAAGAAACAagctgattaaaacaaaatatctGCTTCGCTTTTATTTAAATTAAGTCAAACGCTTTAAATGATTTGTTTCAATGCAATCTTGTATTTGAGATCTACATACTTAAAATGATCTGTTTAAAGAAGATAAGGGGTTGGCGTGTTATATAAAAACCAGTATTGATGAATATTAGCTGCTTTACTGCAATTTCAACAAATTCCTGCCATTGTTTTCACCTCTGTTGCATTCAAATTGacagataaaacacaaaaatctgACTCCGCTGTTATAGTGTCTACTTAACTACAGAAACAGTATTAGAGACATTTTTTCATCAATTTTTAGCAGATTGTAAAAGTAAAGGGTCTAACTTATAACTGTATAATGTAGCTAATGTCAATGTGATGGTAAAAAAAACGATAATAACTCTAAAGGATCTTTTAGAATATGTAATATTTTCCAGTCAATCTTCCGCATATTAAAATAAGAACCTGAGTGAATTCACGGATTTGAATGTAATATCTTTTCACAAGTATTTTATAAATAGAGTTCGAAAAAAGCAGAACTTGTCACATCATCTGATGATGCTCAAAGATGAATCTCTCAAGAAAGGCATGCCTGTTTTATTTTCTAATGAATGAAGTGAAGTACTTTCTCTTCATTTTGCGGAAGTGCACAGAGGTTGACTGGTAGCCAGATGCCAACACTGTGTAAGGGTTTCTGTACAGCCTACAGAGCTGGgttgctctaataaaatcctagTTTTCAATAGAAAATATGCAGGACAAGAATGTAATTCTTTGTCATTTTCAAAGACAAAATATTGGCTGAAAATAATCCATCTGTGTAGCAATTACATTTAGAATATGTATCTGAACAATAAAGAAATTCTACACAGCCAAAAATTGCACAGTAAAAAGGCACCTTATGGTCTGGGTAAAGCAGCAATAAAAGGTGTTTTGACTTTGTCACATCATTGAAAAATGTATAATTAACCACCAGGCCAAACACGAAGAAAcagtccattttctataccaacttaatccaactcagggtcatgGGGGGaggacatgcaaactccacacagaaaggcctgagctgggattcaaaccaggaaccctcttgcagtgaggcgacagtgctaacgaccacaccactgtgcagcccctgAATGAATGATAATTAATTGGGTTTCAAagtcatgagaaaataaatcagtAATTTCTACTCTGATATAATGCTTCAGACCATGATTGATGGATCTCAGATCAGCTCAAATGAACTGCGCTATAGGTCAAACAGAGCTGAGCTCGTTTTAACCAAACCAGACTGCTTcgatgtgaaatcacaaactcATACTGCCGATATTAAACATTTCGATCAACTTCCAGTTGTGGTACAAGTTACCAACATTGTCAAATTGTGCAACCTACATTCTCATGCAGGTGTGTTTCAGATTCAGCGGAAACCTGTGGCACAACATAAGCACTTTAATGGGGGAGGGAGAGACTGAATCCCCTGAGATCTCTGTGTTGCTACAGCTTCACCCTACAGTGATATGCCATTGATTCTGACCATGTTGAGGAGTTACTGTCTGACTATTGCTTGCCTCAAATCAGGGATTCACAGCATCATGGATGCCTGATTTGGACCACCCTTAACAATTTAGAAACAGAAAATCTATGAAAAACTCCCAACAGTGCACAATTCAGTAAAACATAGCTCTCAgtcttttaacatgtttttaacacattttgTCTTATAAACTAACACACAATCATTTTTTGACTCTGACTTCAAGAAGAATGACAAAACTGCTGTGctttttatgtgtgtttttaagGTATGTTCAGTTTTAGGTTTTTAGTACAACAGATATCACAAATCCTAAGAGACACATTCGGTGTGTTTCTCTGTATATTTGACCACATCATGAGATGGCAACGTATGTCTCGGCTGTTGTTTTGTATTGGACAGTGTCCATTAAAGACAGACTAGAGTAGTGTGTGAACCTAAAACTATGTGCCTCTGATTTGTTTTTTCGCACATTGACATTCATTATATACAGGGCCTGACACAACCCCAGAGGGCCTGAGAACTCATGTGCTGACCTAAAATGGTGTAATGTCCTGGATATCATGTCACTTACTGCGTGTTCTAAGTAATTACTTCACTATTAGTAAGTAAGCACTTCACTAGCAATTACTTGTGTAGTGAATTTACCTAACCTGACCCGATCACACAGCATTTACTGGATAAGAAAATCTTTAATGAAGTGTTATAATGCTCCGTCAGCAGAAAGCATAAATAATTCCTCAAAATGAGGAAGGAAGCATGAACCGTGTGACTTGCTTCACTAAATTCAAGATGAAATTGCAAAATGCACTGTCCACTCTCCTGTTCTTGAATTGAAAATTAAAGTTCTTCACGCACCTCATTTATAAGTTTTTCATCTCCCAGCACGATTGGTAATCTAACAGCTGAAATAACTTTTTCACAAAGAAACGTGCGACTGCACGACGATTTGCCAAATTAAAAAATTCTAAGTTGATTGCTATGGATTATGACCTCtttctcattttctttattGACCCTAATTTGCTGCCGAATAATACAAAAGTATTATACAATATAGAGCTGTGAATGATCGCAGTGTAGACCTCAGCACTTTGTGGCACAACTTGGGAGCATCAATTATTATTAGCGTCATGCATTAATGACAAACTGTCATTGAGGAGTAAAAGGACAGAACCAATTAAATTTAATGGACCCATCTAAAGATTCCCACTTATAATGTGATTTCAAAGCAATGGAATGACAGCCGTATTAGTCCTTACTGATAAGACAACCTGTCCAGAGACATCCAAGCTGTCATTTTAATGTCGTGTTCAAATTATGAGCTCATTCTAAGCAGGATTAGTTTTTCCTTGAGTGACATAGTGACATTTCTCCTTCTTATCAAAATTATTTATGCAATTTAGAGTTGTGTGCATAAAAGTCCAGCTCATGTAAACTGATGAtccactttttcttcttttctattttgtctctttgtccTGCCGGTGAGTTGATAAAACAGGAGTATAAACATCCATGTTTGCTAAGGAGGACAATACCTGTAATTAAAACCATTTCAACTGATGAATGAAAGTATGTTCAGAAAACCAAGCATTCAAGCATTAAATTGTTAGACACagtaattgttttatttgtttcaaaaCAGTCGATGATAAGTTGAATGATTTGCAACAGGTGAGATTTCTCTCCCatctctgagctctgttttTCGTCACTCTCAACTCTGGTCCAAGTACGGACGGGAATTTTGGGTTGTTTAGCTGCTAAATGATCCGTTCCGTTTACCAGCTGTACATTAACTGAGTCTGTTGGCCATTTTGGTGAAGAGTGGGTGGTGTGCAGTGGGTTTTTTAGAGCTTTCCCACTGAGAACAGACCTGTAAACAATGAGCTGACTACT
The sequence above is drawn from the Odontesthes bonariensis isolate fOdoBon6 chromosome 14, fOdoBon6.hap1, whole genome shotgun sequence genome and encodes:
- the LOC142398356 gene encoding C-C motif chemokine 19-like, with translation MAPRDITVATVLLSFTLGILSPAPAACVLMNRGCCTSYNRRPVPFQYIVGYREQPIKENCRIEAIIFYTINKNVICASQKDEWVKKALKLLSSKLKKMSKANSSASGAPLKKPGQLPVHDGSGSFLSTTEASFNNTGSFY